In a single window of the Ancylobacter polymorphus genome:
- a CDS encoding TIGR00645 family protein, producing the protein MEKVIERFIFVSRWIMAPFYLGLVIALAVLLFKFGVELLHFVTHANEFDEADTILGILALIDLTFTGSLVIIVIFSGYENFVSKIDASGHSDWPEWMTKVDFSGLKQKLLASIVAISAIALLKAFMNLDRGVDEKQLMWLVIIHVVFVLSGVVLAWTDKLSEKAH; encoded by the coding sequence ATGGAAAAGGTCATCGAACGCTTCATCTTCGTCAGCCGCTGGATCATGGCGCCGTTCTATCTCGGGCTGGTGATCGCGCTTGCGGTGCTTCTGTTCAAATTCGGCGTCGAACTCCTGCATTTCGTCACCCACGCCAATGAGTTCGACGAGGCCGACACCATTCTCGGCATATTGGCGCTGATCGACCTCACCTTCACCGGCTCGCTGGTCATCATCGTCATCTTCTCCGGCTATGAGAATTTCGTCTCCAAGATCGACGCCTCAGGCCATTCCGACTGGCCGGAATGGATGACCAAGGTCGATTTCTCCGGCCTCAAGCAGAAGCTGCTCGCCTCCATCGTCGCCATTTCCGCCATCGCGCTCTTGAAAGCCTTCATGAATCTCGACCGCGGCGTCGACGAGAAGCAGCTGATGTGGCTGGTCATCATCCATGTCGTGTTCGTGCTCTCCGGCGTGGTGCTGGCCTGGACCGACAAGCTGTCGGAAAAGGCCCACTGA
- the cysG gene encoding siroheme synthase CysG, translated as MTDSALPTPPGARRARRASGRMDPLARLPVFFALAGRRVVLAGGSEAAAWKAELLSAAGARVEVIAPDFCEDLVELAAAPPDGPLLLIARDWTPADLDGAALAIGAIEEDEECARFAEAARRAGVPVNVVDKPAFCDFAFGAIVNRSPLVVGISTDGAAPVFGQAVRAKIEAVIPQGFKRWAEAARSWRPAVSALALSYQGRRGFWERFTRAALETPEAEPTEALRESLLGRAEVERSDTPQGSVALVGAGPGDPELLTLKAVRVLQSADVVLYDDLVAPAVLDVARREARKMLVGKTGYKASCKQDDINALMVSLAKQGKRVVRLKGGDPMVFGRAGEEITAARHAGLPVEVVPGITAAQGAASRLTTSLTHRDHARRLQFVTAHARDGKLPRDLDWQALADPAATTVVYMPQRTWGELAGKAMAAGLDPATPAIALFSATRPEERQIPATVATLQAALEAAVADGASGPCLILFGHAIGEAAAFAQPEAAEVAQAARG; from the coding sequence ATGACCGATTCCGCCCTCCCCACCCCGCCCGGCGCGCGCCGGGCCCGCCGCGCTTCCGGGCGCATGGACCCGCTCGCCCGCCTGCCGGTGTTCTTCGCGCTGGCCGGGCGCCGCGTCGTGCTGGCCGGCGGCTCGGAGGCGGCGGCGTGGAAGGCGGAGCTGCTCTCCGCCGCCGGGGCGCGGGTGGAGGTGATCGCCCCCGATTTCTGCGAGGATCTGGTCGAACTCGCCGCCGCCCCGCCCGACGGCCCGCTCCTGCTCATCGCCCGCGACTGGACCCCGGCCGACCTCGACGGCGCGGCGCTCGCCATCGGCGCGATCGAGGAGGACGAGGAGTGCGCGCGCTTCGCTGAGGCCGCGCGGCGCGCCGGCGTGCCGGTCAATGTGGTCGACAAGCCCGCCTTCTGCGATTTCGCCTTCGGCGCCATCGTCAACCGCTCGCCGCTGGTGGTCGGCATTTCCACCGACGGCGCCGCCCCGGTGTTCGGGCAGGCGGTGCGGGCCAAGATCGAGGCGGTGATCCCACAGGGCTTCAAGCGCTGGGCGGAAGCGGCGCGCAGCTGGCGCCCGGCGGTGTCCGCCCTCGCCCTGTCCTATCAGGGCCGCCGCGGCTTCTGGGAGCGCTTCACCCGCGCCGCGCTGGAGACGCCGGAGGCCGAACCGACGGAGGCCTTGCGCGAGAGCCTGCTCGGCCGCGCCGAGGTCGAGCGCTCCGACACGCCCCAGGGTTCCGTCGCGCTGGTCGGCGCCGGCCCGGGCGATCCGGAACTGCTCACCCTGAAGGCGGTGCGCGTGCTGCAATCCGCCGATGTGGTGCTGTATGACGATCTCGTCGCCCCGGCGGTGCTCGATGTCGCCCGCCGCGAGGCCCGCAAGATGCTGGTCGGCAAGACCGGCTACAAGGCCTCCTGCAAGCAGGACGACATCAACGCGCTGATGGTCTCGCTGGCCAAGCAGGGCAAGCGCGTGGTGCGGCTGAAGGGCGGCGACCCCATGGTGTTCGGCCGCGCCGGCGAGGAAATCACCGCCGCGCGCCATGCCGGCCTGCCGGTGGAAGTGGTGCCCGGCATCACCGCGGCGCAGGGGGCGGCGAGCCGGCTCACCACCTCGCTCACCCATCGCGACCATGCGCGCCGGCTGCAATTCGTCACCGCCCATGCGCGCGACGGCAAGCTCCCGCGCGATCTCGACTGGCAGGCGCTGGCCGATCCCGCCGCCACCACGGTGGTCTACATGCCCCAGCGCACCTGGGGCGAACTGGCGGGCAAGGCGATGGCGGCGGGGCTCGATCCGGCGACGCCGGCCATCGCGCTGTTCTCGGCCACGCGGCCGGAGGAACGGCAAATCCCCGCCACCGTCGCCACGTTGCAGGCGGCGCTGGAAGCGGCGGTGGCGGATGGCGCCAGCGGGCCCTGCCTCATTCTGTTCGGCCATGCGATTGGCGAGGCGGCAGCCTTCGCGCAGCCGGAAGCGGCGGAAGTGGCCCAGGCCGCGCGGGGGTAA
- the hisG gene encoding ATP phosphoribosyltransferase, translated as MSALIVAVPSKGRLQENATGFFARAGMSLTQSRGARDYRGTLSGVEGVEVAYLSASEIASQLAAGAVHLGVTGEDLVRESIPDADSKVLLVEGLGFGHANVVVAVPQAWIDVRTMRDLDDVATHFHATRGRRVRVATKYLNLTRGFFARHGIVDYRIVESLGATEGTPAAGTAELIVDITTTGSTLAANALKVIDDGVILRSEANLVASLNADWNQAARAAARALLDRVTAAKRAATMREVKTRFAACDAGVVQEAVRRFRAVAPFGAPTSSGMVTLHCPPDTLHPLAVFLREQGAATVSVGPLDYVFAAENPLYEKLEERIG; from the coding sequence ATGAGCGCGCTGATCGTCGCCGTGCCGTCCAAGGGCCGGCTGCAGGAAAACGCCACCGGCTTCTTCGCCCGCGCCGGCATGTCGCTGACCCAGTCGCGCGGCGCGCGCGACTATCGCGGCACGCTGAGCGGGGTGGAGGGGGTGGAAGTCGCCTATCTCTCGGCCTCCGAGATCGCCAGCCAGCTGGCGGCGGGCGCCGTGCATCTCGGCGTCACCGGCGAGGATCTGGTGCGCGAGAGCATCCCCGACGCTGATTCCAAGGTGCTGCTGGTGGAAGGGCTCGGATTCGGCCACGCCAATGTGGTGGTGGCGGTGCCGCAGGCCTGGATCGACGTGCGCACCATGCGCGACCTCGACGATGTCGCCACGCATTTCCACGCCACGCGCGGGCGGCGGGTGCGGGTGGCGACGAAATATCTCAACCTCACGCGCGGCTTCTTCGCCCGCCACGGTATTGTCGATTACCGCATCGTGGAAAGCTTAGGCGCCACCGAGGGCACGCCGGCGGCGGGCACGGCGGAGCTGATCGTCGACATCACCACGACCGGCTCGACGCTGGCGGCGAACGCGCTGAAGGTGATCGACGACGGCGTCATCCTGCGCTCCGAGGCCAATCTCGTCGCCTCGCTCAACGCGGACTGGAACCAGGCGGCGCGGGCGGCGGCGCGGGCGCTGCTCGACCGGGTGACGGCGGCCAAGCGCGCCGCCACCATGCGCGAGGTGAAGACGCGCTTTGCCGCCTGCGATGCCGGCGTGGTGCAGGAGGCGGTGCGCCGTTTCCGCGCCGTGGCGCCCTTCGGCGCGCCGACTTCCTCCGGCATGGTGACGCTGCACTGCCCGCCGGACACGCTGCACCCGCTGGCGGTGTTTTTGCGCGAACAGGGGGCGGCCACCGTCTCGGTCGGCCCGCTCGACTATGTGTTCGCCGCCGAGAACCCGCTTTACGAAAAGCTGGAAGAGCGGATCGGGTAG
- a CDS encoding ATP phosphoribosyltransferase regulatory subunit, translated as MPADQSHAEELLALYARAGFTRVEPPVLQPADAFLDLSGEEMRRTMFITMDPDGHELCLRPDLTLPVCRHYIAEGAAQPRDFAYLGPVFRSDVAGGELLQAGVESLGRHDREAADADVLALGLETAALWGVIDPTIRLGDAGLFATLLDALNLPPVWRRRLIKDFARSGDLGADLALLKHRPEAGGVTAHAGVLSALAGSDPAAARALVTDLLSIAGISTVGGRSVSEIAERFLEQAAPGDAEGLSAEKVMVIERYLAIAGTPDQAAARLRALAEEAGLELDGALDAFETRTHFIAAQGIEPERLSFATAFGRPLDYYSGMVFELHENGAGAPLVAGGRYDGLLGRLGAGEPIPAVGFAVWLGRLDAVEARL; from the coding sequence ATGCCCGCCGACCAAAGCCACGCCGAGGAACTGCTCGCGCTCTATGCGCGCGCCGGTTTCACGCGCGTCGAGCCGCCGGTGCTCCAGCCCGCCGATGCCTTTCTCGACCTGTCGGGCGAGGAGATGCGGCGCACCATGTTCATCACCATGGACCCGGACGGGCACGAGCTGTGCCTGCGACCGGACCTCACTCTGCCGGTGTGCCGCCATTACATCGCCGAGGGCGCCGCCCAGCCGCGCGATTTCGCCTATCTCGGCCCGGTGTTCCGCTCGGATGTGGCGGGCGGGGAGCTGCTGCAGGCCGGCGTCGAATCCCTCGGCCGGCACGACCGCGAGGCGGCGGATGCCGATGTGCTGGCGCTGGGGCTGGAGACGGCGGCGCTGTGGGGGGTGATCGACCCCACCATCCGGCTCGGCGATGCCGGCCTGTTCGCCACGCTGCTCGACGCGCTGAACCTGCCGCCCGTGTGGCGGCGGCGGCTCATCAAGGATTTCGCCCGCTCCGGCGATCTCGGCGCTGACCTCGCGCTGCTGAAGCACCGCCCCGAGGCCGGCGGCGTCACCGCCCATGCCGGCGTGCTCTCGGCGCTGGCGGGCTCCGACCCGGCGGCGGCGCGGGCGCTGGTGACGGATTTGCTCTCCATCGCCGGCATTTCCACCGTCGGCGGGCGTTCCGTTTCGGAAATCGCCGAGCGCTTTCTCGAACAGGCCGCGCCCGGCGATGCCGAAGGCCTGTCGGCGGAGAAGGTCATGGTGATCGAGCGCTATCTCGCCATTGCCGGCACGCCCGACCAGGCGGCGGCGCGGCTGCGGGCGCTGGCTGAGGAGGCGGGGCTGGAGCTGGACGGCGCGCTCGACGCCTTCGAGACCCGCACCCATTTCATCGCCGCGCAGGGCATCGAGCCCGAGCGCCTCTCCTTCGCCACCGCCTTCGGCCGGCCACTGGATTACTATTCCGGCATGGTGTTCGAGCTGCATGAGAACGGGGCGGGTGCGCCCTTGGTCGCCGGCGGGCGCTATGACGGGCTGCTCGGCCGGCTCGGCGCCGGGGAACCCATTCCCGCCGTCGGCTTCGCCGTCTGGCTCGGCCGGCTCGATGCCGTGGAGGCCCGTCTATGA
- the hisS gene encoding histidine--tRNA ligase: MAKDKPTKLRARMPRGFADRGPGDLAPTREMLDKIRRVYELYGFEALETPFIEYTDALGKFLPDQDRPNEGVFSFQDDDEQWLSLRYDLTAPLARHVAENFDKLPKPFRSYRAGWVFRNEKPGPGRFRQFMQFDADTVGAPTVAADAEICMMMADTLEALGLAGKFVIKVNNRKVLDGVLEAIGLGGDANAGRRLTVLRAIDKFDKVGPQGVEDLLGEGRWENPEAKSGDFTKGAGLNNSQIYRIIRLLNLEPSSGIRAEARFLSKAEFDEKWGNHPARWFDRLDQEGFSDDIRTLVDDWLGLDAEVPTALLEGLAELKAIQFLCNAGGYEGDRIRGDVSVVRGLEYYTGPVFEAELTFEVKDEKGRPVRFGSVGGGGRYDGLVGRFRGEAVPATGFSIGVSRLASALSYLKTDAAPEFGPVVVVVMDRDQTAHYMGLVATLRQAGIRAEMYLGNPKNLGNQFKYADRRNSPCVVIQGSDERANGQVQIKDLIEGAKAAAAITDNAEWRSTRPAQFACGEAELVEKVRELLDHHGVPHGAALG, from the coding sequence ATGGCCAAGGACAAACCCACCAAGCTCCGCGCCCGCATGCCGCGCGGCTTCGCCGATCGCGGGCCGGGCGACCTCGCGCCGACGCGGGAGATGCTGGACAAGATCCGGCGGGTCTATGAGCTCTATGGCTTCGAGGCGCTGGAAACCCCCTTCATCGAATATACCGACGCGCTGGGGAAGTTCCTGCCGGACCAGGACCGGCCGAATGAGGGCGTGTTCTCGTTCCAGGACGATGACGAGCAGTGGCTGTCGCTGCGCTACGACCTCACCGCCCCGCTCGCCCGCCATGTGGCGGAGAATTTCGACAAGCTGCCGAAACCCTTCCGCAGCTACCGCGCCGGCTGGGTGTTTCGCAACGAGAAGCCCGGGCCGGGGCGCTTCCGCCAGTTCATGCAGTTCGACGCCGACACGGTGGGCGCGCCGACGGTCGCGGCGGACGCCGAGATCTGCATGATGATGGCGGACACGCTGGAAGCGCTGGGGCTGGCCGGCAAGTTCGTCATCAAGGTGAACAACCGCAAGGTGCTCGACGGCGTGCTGGAGGCCATCGGCCTCGGCGGCGACGCGAATGCCGGCCGCCGGCTGACCGTGCTGCGCGCCATCGACAAGTTCGACAAGGTGGGACCGCAGGGTGTCGAGGATCTATTGGGTGAAGGCAGGTGGGAAAATCCAGAAGCCAAGAGCGGCGACTTCACCAAGGGCGCGGGCCTTAACAACAGCCAGATCTATAGAATAATCAGGCTTCTCAATTTGGAGCCCAGTTCGGGCATCAGGGCTGAAGCTCGGTTCCTGTCCAAAGCGGAGTTCGATGAGAAATGGGGCAATCATCCGGCCAGGTGGTTTGACCGTTTGGATCAAGAGGGCTTCTCCGACGATATTAGAACTCTGGTGGATGACTGGCTGGGATTGGACGCCGAGGTCCCGACTGCTCTGTTGGAAGGGTTAGCTGAGCTAAAGGCAATTCAGTTCTTGTGCAATGCTGGTGGTTATGAAGGAGATCGTATTCGAGGCGACGTATCCGTCGTCCGTGGCCTCGAATACTATACCGGCCCGGTCTTCGAGGCCGAGCTGACCTTCGAGGTGAAGGACGAGAAGGGCCGCCCGGTGCGCTTCGGTTCGGTCGGCGGCGGCGGGCGCTATGACGGGCTGGTGGGGCGCTTCCGGGGGGAAGCGGTGCCGGCGACGGGCTTCTCCATCGGCGTCTCGCGGCTGGCTTCCGCGCTGTCCTACCTCAAGACCGACGCCGCGCCGGAGTTCGGCCCCGTGGTGGTGGTGGTGATGGACCGCGACCAGACCGCGCATTACATGGGCCTCGTCGCCACCCTGCGGCAGGCGGGCATCCGCGCCGAGATGTATCTCGGCAACCCGAAGAATCTCGGCAACCAGTTCAAATATGCCGACCGCCGCAACTCGCCCTGCGTGGTCATCCAGGGCTCGGACGAGCGGGCAAACGGGCAGGTGCAGATCAAGGATCTGATCGAAGGCGCCAAGGCCGCCGCCGCCATCACCGACAATGCCGAATGGCGCAGCACCCGCCCAGCGCAGTTCGCCTGCGGTGAGGCCGAGCTGGTGGAAAAGGTGCGCGAGCTGCTCGACCATCACGGCGTGCCGCACGGGGCCGCGCTGGGGTAG
- a CDS encoding TIGR03364 family FAD-dependent oxidoreductase, with product MSDSFDLAIVGAGVVGLGHALAARRRGLKAVVIDRDAQANGASVRNFGFVTVTGQQRGTCWRRAMRSRDIWAEVAPKAGIAVEHRGLLVAVRRPEAMPVLEAFRATEMGEGCELLTAEAARERLPALTGPLSGGLWSPHDMRVESRDAIPRLAAWLASEGVEFRRESAVTAVEPGRVVTSSGTVSAARIVVAPGDDFHTLFEDRFKAYGVTRCKLHMLRVTDPALGRLPGSVMTDLSLGRYLGYAELPEAEALKRVLEAEQAEHLKHGVHLIVVQSADGSLVVGDSHHYAATPDPFAPDFVDELILDEYEALFGRRPAVTERWIGTYASAADRLAFIDRPHEHIRLVVVTSGTGASTGFAIAEEAVAELFD from the coding sequence ATGTCGGACAGTTTCGATCTCGCCATTGTCGGTGCGGGCGTCGTCGGCCTTGGCCATGCCCTTGCCGCCCGCCGCCGCGGGCTGAAGGCCGTCGTCATCGACCGCGACGCGCAGGCCAATGGCGCCTCGGTGCGCAATTTCGGCTTCGTCACCGTCACCGGCCAGCAGCGTGGGACGTGCTGGCGCCGCGCCATGCGCTCGCGCGACATCTGGGCCGAGGTGGCGCCCAAGGCCGGCATCGCGGTGGAGCATCGCGGCCTGCTGGTCGCCGTGCGCCGGCCGGAGGCGATGCCGGTGCTGGAAGCCTTCCGCGCCACCGAGATGGGCGAGGGCTGCGAGCTGCTGACCGCCGAGGCGGCGCGCGAACGGCTGCCGGCGCTCACCGGCCCGCTTTCCGGCGGCCTGTGGAGCCCGCACGACATGCGGGTGGAATCGCGCGACGCCATTCCCCGCCTCGCCGCCTGGCTGGCGAGCGAGGGCGTGGAATTCCGCCGCGAAAGTGCGGTGACCGCCGTGGAGCCGGGGCGGGTCGTCACCTCCTCCGGCACGGTTTCGGCCGCGCGCATCGTGGTGGCGCCGGGCGACGATTTCCACACGCTGTTCGAGGACCGTTTCAAAGCCTATGGCGTCACCCGCTGCAAGCTGCACATGCTGCGCGTGACCGACCCCGCGCTTGGCCGGCTGCCGGGCTCGGTAATGACCGACCTCTCGCTCGGGCGCTATCTCGGCTATGCCGAACTGCCCGAGGCGGAGGCGCTGAAGCGCGTGCTGGAAGCCGAGCAGGCCGAGCATCTGAAACACGGGGTGCATCTCATCGTGGTGCAGTCGGCCGACGGCTCGCTCGTGGTCGGCGACAGCCATCATTACGCCGCGACGCCGGACCCCTTCGCTCCGGATTTCGTCGATGAACTGATCCTCGACGAATATGAAGCCCTGTTCGGCCGCCGGCCTGCCGTCACCGAGCGCTGGATCGGCACCTATGCCTCGGCTGCCGACCGGCTCGCCTTCATCGACCGGCCGCATGAGCATATCCGCCTCGTGGTGGTGACCAGCGGCACTGGCGCTTCCACCGGCTTCGCCATTGCCGAGGAAGCGGTGGCGGAGCTGTTCGACTGA
- a CDS encoding aspartate aminotransferase family protein encodes MPSSSSAIASPNDLEAFFMPFTPNRAFKARPRLLSRAKDMHYYTPEGRGVLDATAGLWCANAGHNRDPIVEAIQNQAAEMDFAPPFQYGHPKAFAVAARIAALAPGDLDHVFLCNSGSEAGDSALKIALAYHATTGNATRTRLIGRERGYHGVGFGGISVGGMSPNRKMFGSLLPGVDHLPHTYNREKQAFSKGEPEWGAERADALENLVALHDASTIAAVIVEPMAGSTGAIPAPVGYLKRLREICDKYGILLIFDEVITGFGRLGYAFAAERYGVVPDMITFAKGVTSGAVPMGGVLVRKHIYDAFVKSDAPVIDLFHGYTYSAHPLACAASLATLDLYREEGLFERARALEPVWAEAFHSLRSKPGVLDIRTVGLVGAIDFASREDGVGRRAYEGMERLFHDEGMLVRTAGDTFAVSPPLIVSESQMGEIVEKIGRTLDAIF; translated from the coding sequence ATGCCCTCCTCTTCGTCCGCCATTGCCAGCCCGAACGACCTTGAGGCGTTCTTCATGCCCTTCACGCCCAACCGGGCGTTCAAGGCGCGGCCGCGGCTGCTGTCCCGCGCCAAGGACATGCACTACTACACGCCCGAAGGGCGCGGGGTGCTGGATGCCACCGCCGGTCTGTGGTGCGCCAATGCCGGCCATAACCGCGATCCCATCGTCGAGGCGATCCAGAACCAGGCGGCGGAGATGGATTTCGCCCCGCCCTTCCAGTACGGCCACCCCAAGGCGTTCGCCGTCGCCGCCCGCATCGCCGCGCTGGCGCCGGGCGATCTCGACCATGTGTTCCTGTGCAATTCCGGCTCGGAGGCCGGCGACAGCGCGCTGAAGATCGCGCTCGCCTACCACGCCACCACGGGCAACGCGACGCGCACCCGCCTCATCGGCCGCGAGCGCGGCTATCACGGCGTCGGCTTCGGCGGCATCTCGGTCGGTGGCATGTCGCCGAACCGCAAGATGTTCGGCTCGCTGCTGCCGGGCGTCGACCATCTGCCGCACACCTATAATCGCGAGAAGCAGGCCTTCTCCAAGGGAGAGCCGGAGTGGGGCGCCGAGCGCGCCGACGCGCTGGAGAACCTCGTCGCCCTGCACGACGCCTCCACCATCGCCGCCGTCATCGTCGAGCCGATGGCCGGCTCCACCGGCGCCATTCCCGCCCCGGTCGGCTATCTCAAGCGCCTGCGCGAGATCTGCGACAAATACGGCATCCTGCTGATCTTCGACGAGGTCATCACCGGCTTCGGCCGCCTCGGCTATGCCTTCGCCGCCGAGCGCTATGGCGTGGTGCCCGACATGATCACCTTCGCCAAGGGCGTCACCTCTGGCGCGGTGCCGATGGGCGGCGTGCTGGTGCGCAAGCACATTTACGACGCCTTCGTGAAGAGCGACGCGCCGGTCATCGACCTGTTCCACGGCTACACCTATTCGGCCCACCCGCTGGCCTGCGCGGCCTCGCTGGCGACGCTGGACCTCTACCGCGAGGAAGGCCTGTTCGAGCGCGCCCGCGCGCTGGAGCCGGTGTGGGCGGAGGCGTTCCACTCGCTGCGTTCCAAGCCCGGCGTGCTCGACATCCGCACCGTCGGCCTCGTCGGCGCCATCGACTTCGCCTCGCGCGAGGACGGTGTCGGCCGCCGCGCCTATGAGGGCATGGAGCGGCTGTTCCACGACGAGGGCATGCTGGTGCGCACCGCCGGCGACACCTTCGCCGTCAGCCCGCCGCTCATCGTCAGCGAGAGCCAGATGGGCGAGATCGTCGAGAAGATCGGCCGCACGCTCGACGCGATCTTCTGA
- a CDS encoding helix-turn-helix transcriptional regulator, with the protein MLQDAADRHRLGAYLRDRRQRLDAAALGFDGRRRTPGLRREEVAQRAHISTTWYTWLEQGRGGAPSPRVLDSLARALMLTEAEREHLYLVGIGHRPKAGAPAQEGISGRLQRFLDAMPMIPATVATATWDIIGWNRAARLALADYEAMAPDERNILRRIFLDPATRAAQSDWEAVARFLVATFRAETVRAGADARASVLVAELSARSADFARLWSENDVRTTGEGAKTIRHARVGEITFEFSSFAIDGRPDLRLMAYVPATAGDLDKMSRLCSEV; encoded by the coding sequence ATGCTGCAGGATGCCGCTGATAGGCACCGGCTCGGCGCCTATCTCAGGGATCGCCGCCAGCGGCTCGACGCGGCCGCGCTGGGTTTCGATGGCCGCCGCCGCACGCCGGGCCTGCGCCGCGAGGAAGTCGCGCAGCGCGCCCATATCAGCACCACCTGGTACACCTGGCTGGAGCAGGGCAGGGGCGGCGCCCCTTCGCCGCGCGTGCTCGACAGCCTCGCCCGCGCGCTGATGCTGACCGAGGCGGAGCGCGAGCATCTCTACCTCGTGGGCATCGGCCATCGCCCCAAGGCGGGTGCCCCCGCGCAGGAGGGAATTTCCGGGCGGCTGCAGCGCTTTCTCGATGCCATGCCGATGATCCCGGCCACCGTCGCCACCGCGACATGGGACATCATCGGCTGGAACCGCGCGGCACGGCTGGCTCTCGCCGATTACGAGGCCATGGCCCCCGATGAGCGCAACATATTGCGGCGGATATTCCTCGATCCGGCCACGCGCGCCGCCCAGAGCGACTGGGAGGCCGTCGCTCGGTTTCTGGTGGCGACGTTTCGGGCGGAGACCGTCCGCGCCGGCGCGGATGCGCGGGCGTCCGTACTTGTCGCCGAACTGTCCGCGCGCAGCGCCGATTTCGCCCGCCTGTGGAGCGAGAACGACGTGCGCACCACGGGCGAAGGCGCGAAGACCATTCGTCACGCGAGGGTGGGCGAGATTACCTTCGAGTTCTCCTCCTTTGCCATCGACGGACGGCCGGACCTCAGGCTGATGGCCTATGTACCAGCGACGGCCGGCGACCTCGATAAAATGAGCCGGCTATGTAGTGAGGTCTAG
- a CDS encoding SDR family oxidoreductase codes for MQVFVTGATGFVGSAVTAELIANGYRVLGLARSQRGADQLVRMGAQVSRGDLEAPETLREGAERCDAIIHTGFIHDFARFAWACALDKAAIETIGAAIAGTQKPFIVTAGLAGLGLPGVPVTEDVIAPQPSDAYPRASDSAARALTARGIPTTIMRLPPSVHGRGDHGFVPMLIGLAREQRRAAYIGDGTNVWPAVHVADAARAYRLAMERGPSGDAFHAAGELGIPFRDIARTIADGLGLPCVSLAPEEVRGYFGWFTGFARMDHPASTDITQRALGWQPMGPGLLDDMRGAGYFAAPVS; via the coding sequence ATGCAAGTATTTGTGACCGGCGCGACAGGTTTTGTCGGTTCCGCCGTAACCGCCGAGCTCATCGCAAACGGATATCGCGTGCTGGGCCTCGCGCGCTCGCAACGCGGCGCGGATCAACTCGTCCGCATGGGCGCGCAGGTGTCGCGGGGCGACCTCGAAGCGCCGGAGACCCTGCGCGAGGGGGCGGAGCGGTGCGACGCCATCATTCATACGGGCTTCATCCACGATTTCGCCCGCTTCGCCTGGGCCTGCGCGCTCGACAAGGCGGCCATCGAGACGATAGGGGCGGCGATCGCCGGCACGCAGAAGCCGTTCATCGTCACCGCCGGTCTCGCCGGGCTGGGCCTACCGGGCGTGCCGGTGACCGAAGACGTCATCGCCCCGCAACCCAGCGACGCCTATCCCCGCGCCTCCGACAGCGCGGCGCGGGCGCTCACCGCGCGCGGCATCCCCACGACGATCATGCGCCTTCCGCCCTCCGTCCATGGGCGCGGCGACCACGGTTTCGTGCCCATGCTGATCGGCCTGGCGCGGGAACAGCGCCGTGCGGCCTATATAGGTGACGGCACCAATGTCTGGCCGGCGGTGCATGTGGCCGATGCCGCCCGCGCCTATCGCCTCGCCATGGAGCGCGGCCCGAGCGGCGATGCCTTTCACGCTGCCGGGGAACTCGGCATTCCCTTTCGTGACATCGCCCGGACCATCGCGGACGGGCTGGGTCTGCCTTGCGTGTCGCTGGCCCCGGAGGAGGTGCGCGGCTATTTCGGCTGGTTCACCGGCTTCGCGCGGATGGACCACCCGGCCTCCACCGACATCACGCAACGCGCGCTCGGCTGGCAGCCGATGGGACCGGGGCTGCTCGACGACATGAGAGGCGCCGGCTACTTCGCGGCGCCGGTCAGCTGA
- a CDS encoding (2Fe-2S)-binding protein, with the protein MVQLTVNGQMHTIEAEPDTPLLWVLREQIGLTGTKFGCGIAMCGACTVHIDGVATRSCVMPLSAIEAGQKIVTIEGLSPDGSHPVQKAWLALDVPQCGYCQTGMIMAVASLLETNPNPSDDDINAEITNICRCGTYNRVRAAIHLAADGKAG; encoded by the coding sequence ATGGTCCAGCTCACCGTCAACGGGCAGATGCACACGATCGAGGCGGAGCCCGATACGCCGCTTCTCTGGGTCCTGCGCGAGCAGATCGGGCTCACCGGCACCAAGTTCGGCTGCGGCATCGCCATGTGCGGCGCCTGCACGGTTCATATCGACGGGGTGGCGACGCGCTCCTGCGTGATGCCGCTTTCCGCCATCGAGGCCGGGCAGAAGATCGTCACCATCGAGGGCCTGTCGCCCGACGGCTCGCACCCGGTGCAGAAGGCCTGGCTGGCGCTGGACGTTCCCCAGTGCGGCTACTGCCAGACCGGCATGATCATGGCGGTGGCGAGCCTGTTGGAGACCAACCCCAACCCCAGCGACGACGACATCAACGCCGAGATCACCAATATCTGCCGGTGTGGCACCTATAACCGCGTCCGCGCCGCCATTCACCTGGCCGCCGACGGCAAGGCCGGCTGA